A region of Solanum dulcamara chromosome 7, daSolDulc1.2, whole genome shotgun sequence DNA encodes the following proteins:
- the LOC129896883 gene encoding uncharacterized protein LOC129896883 isoform X2, whose translation MFYGTAVWDPWLIVAQIVCFQCLYYLTLGIFMTILVGTRVSRISLVYFFDYATVTASTVTGWCVIASFVLSSLAGAGFLLYLIERAKKCLDFSATLYIIHLVICIIYGGWPSSITWWVVNVTGLAVMALLGEYLCIRRELREIPISRFRSNV comes from the exons ATGTTCTATGGAACGGCAGTGTGGGATCCATGGCTAATTGTTGCGCAGATTGTGTGTTTTCAATGTCTATACTATTTGACGCTGGGGATATTCATGACAATTCTTGTTGGAACTCGTGTTTCTCGAATTAGTCTTGTATATTTCTTTGATTATGCCACTGTTACTGCTTCCACCGTCACAGGATGGTGCGTCATTGCTTCATTCGTTCTTAGTTCACTTGCAGG AGCTGGCTTTTTGCTTTATTTGATTGAGAGGGCAAAGAAGTGCTTAGATTTTTCAGCAACACTCTACATCATCCATCTTGTAATATGTATTATCTATGGAGGTTGGCCTTCTTCAATAACATGGTGGGTTGTGAATGTTACTGGGCTTGCAGTGATGGCATTGTTAGGTGAATACTTGTGCATAAGACGTGAATTACGCGAAATTCCAATTTCAAGATTCCGATCAA ATGTTTGA
- the LOC129896883 gene encoding uncharacterized protein LOC129896883 isoform X1, protein MFYGTAVWDPWLIVAQIVCFQCLYYLTLGIFMTILVGTRVSRISLVYFFDYATVTASTVTGWCVIASFVLSSLAGAGFLLYLIERAKKCLDFSATLYIIHLVICIIYGGWPSSITWWVVNVTGLAVMALLGEYLCIRRELREIPISRFRSRSVSEEKANEDMDDQIPLYRVDNMA, encoded by the exons ATGTTCTATGGAACGGCAGTGTGGGATCCATGGCTAATTGTTGCGCAGATTGTGTGTTTTCAATGTCTATACTATTTGACGCTGGGGATATTCATGACAATTCTTGTTGGAACTCGTGTTTCTCGAATTAGTCTTGTATATTTCTTTGATTATGCCACTGTTACTGCTTCCACCGTCACAGGATGGTGCGTCATTGCTTCATTCGTTCTTAGTTCACTTGCAGG AGCTGGCTTTTTGCTTTATTTGATTGAGAGGGCAAAGAAGTGCTTAGATTTTTCAGCAACACTCTACATCATCCATCTTGTAATATGTATTATCTATGGAGGTTGGCCTTCTTCAATAACATGGTGGGTTGTGAATGTTACTGGGCTTGCAGTGATGGCATTGTTAGGTGAATACTTGTGCATAAGACGTGAATTACGCGAAATTCCAATTTCAAGATTCCGATCAA GGTCAGTCAGTGAGGAGAAGGCAAACGAAGACATGGATGATCAAATCCCTTTGTATCGTGTGGACAATATGGCTTGA